Proteins co-encoded in one Saprospira grandis genomic window:
- a CDS encoding efflux RND transporter permease subunit: MNKKQHISILLATALISLFMLWGIISRIQFDFDLRNFYPLEHEETEYFEGYVERFGWDNNYILLGVECKGAHIYQPAFLKEVDSLSNSLLQLEEIVQLIGPTKQEIYRYVPFMDLMNSSPLLALDSSAARLAEDSLKVVERPDLLGQLFAEDQQSVLILMQQKEGMQYEDCKRLIGRIDSLIQPFEEFKALHFAGKCYGQTTFVDLSRQEVATFVGLSILVIIIALFFSYRRFWGVWMPLSVVGVTVLWTLGTMMWLGFSLDFISNMIPTIILIIGISNVIHLFSKFLLGLQAGQAKKLALKRAIKEVGRATILTSGTTIIGFLSLLFSNVSPLINLGAFAALGLIYAFLLTYSFFPALLMISQANFQLKAAKDDFWQQQLGRLALWVERHYGKIIIGSLLLMALGLWGSSQLRINQHVLDDLSERHPQIVDSRFFENEFKGTRQFEMEIILRDSSKSLSDTAVLRALDPLERYLLEDYGLGSMFSPLARLKMANRMTHSGKADYYRLPQSRSEWKKAQKIEANFLANGRYPLVVLANGKRGRFAGKMPDMGSLEAQKRHAALAQFIREQELDQLIDYRLTGSAYLMDINNQCIADNVFYGLLLCFLFIFLLMLYLFRSWRMASIALLPNILPLALVGALMAWNGVDIKISTSILFIIAFGIAVDDSIHFMAAYRLASQEAKSKAEALRSCFRGTGKAIVVTTLILVSGFSCLLFSSFMGTFYIGLYTSICLFLALLADLLLLPALILRFGEELQE; this comes from the coding sequence TTGAATAAAAAACAGCATATTAGCATCCTGCTAGCCACTGCCCTGATTAGCCTTTTTATGCTTTGGGGCATCATTAGCCGAATACAATTTGATTTTGATCTGCGAAATTTTTATCCCTTAGAGCATGAAGAAACCGAATATTTTGAGGGATATGTAGAGCGTTTTGGCTGGGATAACAATTATATTTTGTTGGGCGTAGAATGCAAGGGGGCACATATTTATCAGCCGGCTTTTCTAAAAGAGGTGGATAGTTTGAGCAATAGTTTGCTGCAATTGGAGGAAATTGTGCAGCTAATTGGTCCAACAAAGCAAGAAATTTATCGCTATGTTCCTTTTATGGACCTGATGAATAGCAGCCCTTTATTGGCCCTAGATAGCTCGGCCGCCCGCCTAGCAGAGGATAGCCTAAAGGTGGTGGAGCGGCCCGATTTGTTGGGCCAACTTTTTGCCGAAGACCAACAATCTGTCTTGATTTTGATGCAGCAAAAAGAAGGCATGCAATATGAAGATTGCAAGCGGCTAATTGGGCGGATAGATAGTCTGATTCAGCCTTTTGAGGAGTTTAAGGCCCTGCATTTTGCGGGAAAATGCTATGGACAAACCACTTTTGTCGACTTGTCTAGACAGGAGGTAGCCACCTTTGTCGGCCTCTCTATTTTGGTCATTATTATTGCCCTTTTCTTTAGTTATAGAAGGTTTTGGGGCGTTTGGATGCCGCTTTCGGTAGTAGGGGTTACCGTACTTTGGACCCTAGGAACGATGATGTGGCTAGGGTTTTCGTTAGACTTTATCTCCAACATGATTCCCACGATTATCCTCATTATTGGGATTTCTAATGTGATTCATTTATTTAGTAAATTTTTGCTCGGATTGCAGGCCGGGCAGGCCAAAAAGCTAGCGCTCAAGCGGGCCATCAAAGAAGTTGGGCGGGCCACCATTTTGACCAGCGGGACCACGATTATCGGCTTTTTGAGCCTACTATTTTCCAATGTGAGTCCATTGATTAACCTAGGTGCTTTTGCGGCTTTGGGCCTTATTTATGCCTTTTTACTGACCTATAGTTTTTTTCCCGCCCTGCTCATGATCAGCCAGGCAAACTTCCAACTAAAAGCCGCCAAAGACGACTTTTGGCAGCAGCAATTGGGCCGTTTGGCGCTTTGGGTAGAGAGGCATTATGGGAAAATCATCATCGGTTCTCTTTTGCTGATGGCTCTAGGGCTTTGGGGCAGTAGTCAGTTGCGGATCAACCAGCATGTCCTGGATGATTTGAGTGAGCGGCACCCACAGATTGTAGACTCTCGTTTTTTTGAAAATGAGTTTAAGGGAACCCGTCAATTTGAGATGGAAATCATCTTGCGAGACAGCAGCAAAAGCCTGTCAGATACCGCAGTTTTGCGGGCTTTGGACCCACTAGAGCGCTACCTGCTGGAGGATTATGGTTTGGGGAGTATGTTTAGTCCTTTGGCCCGATTAAAAATGGCCAATCGGATGACGCATTCGGGCAAGGCAGACTATTATCGGCTACCTCAGAGTCGGTCCGAATGGAAAAAGGCCCAAAAAATCGAGGCTAATTTCTTGGCCAATGGACGTTATCCCTTGGTCGTTTTGGCTAATGGAAAAAGGGGACGTTTTGCGGGAAAAATGCCCGATATGGGCAGTTTGGAGGCCCAAAAGCGGCATGCGGCCTTGGCCCAATTTATCCGAGAGCAAGAGCTCGACCAGCTCATTGATTATCGGTTGACGGGCTCTGCCTATTTGATGGACATCAACAACCAGTGCATTGCCGATAATGTCTTTTATGGGCTCTTGCTCTGTTTTCTCTTTATTTTTCTGCTCATGCTCTACCTCTTTCGCTCTTGGCGGATGGCGAGCATTGCGCTTTTGCCCAACATTTTGCCCTTAGCCTTGGTAGGCGCATTAATGGCCTGGAATGGCGTAGACATCAAGATTTCCACCTCGATCCTATTCATTATTGCCTTTGGCATTGCGGTCGATGACTCCATTCATTTTATGGCGGCCTATCGCTTGGCCAGCCAAGAAGCCAAAAGCAAAGCCGAGGCGCTACGAAGCTGTTTTCGGGGTACGGGCAAGGCCATTGTCGTCACCACTTTGATCTTGGTTAGCGGCTTTAGTTGCCTGCTCTTTTCTAGCTTTATGGGCACCTTTTACATTGGCTTATACACCAGTATTTGTTTGTTTTTGGCCCTTTTAGCGGATTTATTGCTCTTGCCTGCCTTGATTTTGCGTTTTGGGGAAGAGCTGCAGGAGTAA